One Kitasatospora sp. MAP12-44 DNA segment encodes these proteins:
- a CDS encoding CpaF/VirB11 family protein, which translates to MPESLTMPAQPQAPWASAGAPGAGHAVAGRVARWEWSEVRALRRELADRLAPEFQAYKESRGSEMPAEHAEQLGLALINDLVARWAADYATARQVSPTAADERSLLRAVFDSQFRLGRIQPHLDDPDLENLMINGCDDVWADYASKPRRRLEAVADSDGELVEFLQLLARRHGQGERSLSNSRPNLALALEGGFRLQVMTQVTPRPYVNIRRQRIRDITLEGLVELGTIDTALLALLRSAIRAGKNIMVSGTQGVGKTTLLIALAREIDPDERIGTFETESELYLHKSGHLRQVVPMEAREGNGERGPDGREVGAVSIADLIPPALRMNLRKMIVGEVRSREIVPMLQAMSGGEGGSLCTIHVRKPDAIFARIAQLCLEHGSAGMTQELAYLMAANALDLVVHIGMVDETGRGGSRHRFVQHVLEVTGVGERGAPAYNRLFAPRPGSGELRAVPTGVMPACLDDLRDVGFDPGWLTTDGAWAAPLSLLRAVR; encoded by the coding sequence GTGCCCGAGTCCCTCACGATGCCGGCGCAGCCGCAGGCTCCGTGGGCGAGCGCCGGCGCACCTGGGGCGGGGCACGCCGTCGCGGGGCGGGTCGCCCGGTGGGAGTGGTCCGAGGTGCGGGCGTTGCGGCGCGAGCTCGCGGATCGTCTCGCGCCCGAGTTCCAGGCGTACAAGGAGAGCCGTGGCAGCGAGATGCCTGCTGAGCACGCCGAGCAGCTGGGCCTGGCGCTGATCAACGACCTGGTCGCCCGGTGGGCTGCGGACTACGCGACGGCCCGTCAGGTCTCGCCCACGGCGGCCGACGAGCGGTCGCTGTTGCGGGCGGTCTTCGACTCGCAGTTCCGGCTGGGCCGGATCCAGCCGCATCTGGACGATCCGGATCTGGAGAACCTGATGATCAACGGCTGCGACGACGTGTGGGCGGACTATGCCTCCAAGCCGCGCCGGCGCCTGGAGGCGGTCGCCGACAGCGACGGCGAGCTCGTGGAGTTCCTGCAGCTGCTGGCCCGCCGCCACGGCCAGGGTGAGCGCTCGCTGTCCAACTCCCGGCCCAACCTGGCGCTGGCGTTGGAGGGCGGCTTCCGCCTGCAGGTGATGACGCAGGTCACCCCGCGCCCGTATGTGAACATCCGCCGCCAGCGGATCCGGGACATCACGCTGGAGGGCCTGGTCGAGCTCGGCACCATCGACACCGCGCTGCTCGCCCTGCTGCGCTCGGCGATCCGCGCGGGCAAGAACATCATGGTGTCCGGCACGCAGGGCGTTGGGAAGACCACGCTGCTGATCGCGCTGGCGCGCGAGATCGACCCCGACGAGCGGATCGGGACCTTCGAGACCGAGTCCGAGCTCTACCTGCACAAGTCCGGGCACCTGCGCCAGGTCGTCCCGATGGAGGCACGGGAGGGCAACGGCGAGCGGGGCCCGGATGGCCGGGAGGTCGGCGCGGTCTCGATCGCCGACCTGATCCCGCCGGCGCTGCGGATGAACCTGCGCAAGATGATCGTCGGCGAGGTCCGCTCCCGGGAGATCGTGCCGATGCTGCAGGCCATGTCCGGTGGTGAGGGCGGCTCGCTGTGCACCATCCACGTCCGCAAGCCCGACGCCATCTTCGCCCGAATCGCGCAGCTGTGCCTGGAGCACGGCAGCGCCGGGATGACCCAGGAGCTGGCCTACCTGATGGCGGCCAACGCGCTCGACCTGGTAGTGCACATCGGCATGGTGGACGAGACCGGCCGCGGCGGCAGCCGCCACCGATTCGTCCAGCACGTCCTGGAGGTCACCGGCGTAGGCGAGCGCGGCGCCCCCGCCTACAACCGGCTTTTCGCCCCGCGCCCCGGCAGCGGTGAGCTGCGGGCGGTGCCGACCGGCGTGATGCCGGCCTGCCTGGACGACCTGCGCGACGTCGGCTTCGACCCCGGCTGGCTCACCACCGACGGCGCCTGGGCCGCCCCTCTCAGCCTCCTTAGGGCGGTGCGGTGA
- a CDS encoding SAF domain-containing protein, translated as MIAASIALIAVGSLAGAYQYVATGQRIGVLAVARDVPAGATITADDLVEARIASDPLLKPVPSQDLAKVIGKRAVTSLPAGTLLSEQAVTSSPLMTSGQQLASIALAPAQFPATPFTPGQRLQLVHTPKDGSTGTAQAPEAPMAAGVVRVGKPDNAGDIVVDVAVTAMDGPTLARWAARGEVAFLQLPAGG; from the coding sequence ATGATCGCGGCTTCCATCGCCCTGATCGCGGTCGGCTCCCTCGCGGGTGCCTACCAGTACGTGGCCACCGGGCAGCGGATCGGGGTGCTGGCGGTGGCTCGGGACGTCCCGGCGGGTGCGACGATCACCGCGGATGACCTGGTGGAGGCGAGGATCGCCTCCGATCCGCTCCTCAAGCCTGTGCCCAGCCAGGACCTGGCCAAGGTTATCGGCAAACGCGCCGTGACCTCTCTCCCCGCCGGCACGCTGCTGAGCGAACAGGCTGTCACCAGCAGCCCGTTGATGACGTCCGGGCAGCAACTTGCCTCCATCGCGCTGGCACCTGCCCAGTTTCCCGCGACCCCGTTCACCCCCGGACAGAGGCTCCAGCTGGTCCACACGCCCAAGGACGGCAGCACGGGCACAGCGCAGGCCCCGGAAGCGCCGATGGCGGCGGGGGTGGTGCGGGTCGGCAAGCCCGACAACGCCGGCGACATCGTCGTCGATGTCGCCGTGACCGCGATGGACGGGCCGACGCTCGCGCGGTGGGCCGCACGGGGCGAGGTCGCCTTCCTTCAGCTGCCGGCAGGGGGATGA
- a CDS encoding ATP/GTP-binding protein — MDLVGLAHQAVDKMLLADPAITTAPNSGSTGLIGMPVWMWATVSPTTWGPNTATADAGGDSVTATAHVTSMAWTMGDGHTVTCSSAGTPYNASYGGHASPDCGYTYTNTSANQPHAQFHITATAAWTVDWTGGGRQGQFALTRTSGADVAIAEAQAVVEP; from the coding sequence GTGGACCTCGTCGGCCTGGCCCACCAGGCCGTGGACAAGATGCTCCTCGCCGATCCGGCCATCACCACGGCGCCGAACTCCGGTTCCACCGGGCTGATCGGCATGCCGGTGTGGATGTGGGCCACCGTGTCCCCCACCACCTGGGGGCCGAACACCGCCACAGCCGACGCAGGCGGGGACAGCGTGACAGCAACCGCGCACGTCACCAGCATGGCCTGGACCATGGGAGACGGACACACCGTCACCTGCAGCTCAGCCGGCACCCCGTACAACGCCTCCTACGGCGGACACGCTTCGCCCGACTGCGGCTACACCTACACCAACACCTCGGCGAACCAGCCGCACGCACAGTTCCACATCACCGCGACCGCAGCCTGGACGGTCGACTGGACAGGCGGCGGCCGGCAGGGGCAGTTCGCCCTCACCCGCACCTCCGGCGCCGACGTGGCGATCGCGGAGGCCCAAGCGGTCGTCGAACCATGA